A window of Bufo gargarizans isolate SCDJY-AF-19 chromosome 9, ASM1485885v1, whole genome shotgun sequence contains these coding sequences:
- the YIPF6 gene encoding protein YIPF6, which translates to MAETQEKQENGSKQLFAGLSDVSISGDIPVEGEITVPMSSQSQEDDFSTLDEPVRDTIMRDLKAVGQKFFHVMYPKKSNALLRDWDLWGPLVLCVSLALMLQGGYANSKDDGGPQFAEVFVIIWFGAVVITLNSKLLGGTISFFQSLCVLGYCILPLTVAMLICRLLLFASVSTAIFILRLVIVTVMFGWSTFASTAFLADSQPPNRRALAVYPIFLFYFVISWMILTFNPSSL; encoded by the exons ATGGCGGAAACACAGGAGAAGCAGGAAAACGGGAGCAAACAGCTG TTTGCAGGATTATCAGATGTCTCCATATCAGGAGATATTCCAGTGGAGGGGGAGATCACGGTTCCTATGTCCTcgcagtcacaagaagatgactttTCTACATTGGATGAGCCAGTTAGGGACACCATT atgcGGGACTTAAAGGCTGTTGGGCAGAAGTTTTTTcatgttatgtaccccaaaaagagTAATGCACTTCTGAGAGACT GGGATTTATGGGGCCCTCTTGTGCTTTGTGTCTCACTTGCGTT AATGCTTCAAGGTGGCTATGCCAACAGCAAAGATGATGGCGGTCCCCAGTTTGCTGAAGTCTTCGTGATCATCTGGTTTGGGGCGGTGGTCATTACACTGAATTCTAAGCTACTTGGCGGAACCAT TTCATTCTTCCAAAGTCTGTGTGTGTTGGGATACTGCATCCTGCCCCTGACAGTGGCCATGCTGATATGTAGGCTACTGCTCTTCGCAAGTGTAAGCACGGCGATATTCATCCTGCGGCTGGTCATAGTGACAGTAATGTTTGGCTGGTCTACTTTCG CCTCAACTGCTTTTCTGGCGGACAGTCAGCCCCCCAACCGGAGAGCCTTGGCAGTCTATCCCATATTCCTATTCTATTTTGTCATCAGCTGGATGATCCTGACCTTCAACCCTTCTTCCCTTTAG